The Geothermobacter hydrogeniphilus genome includes the window TGCGCGGCACCTGGATGGGTAATCCCTACAAGGAGGACGGCGCCCCGCAGTCCGGAACCAATTATCCGAACAACAACAACTGGGGTCGGGTGCCACGTGCCTCGACCACCACGACCACCATGGGCGGCTACTGGATCGACCAGAACAGCGGCAACCCGACCGCCGGTTGGACGCTTTCCTCATCGGCCGGCCTTTGTACCCTCTGTCACGGTACAAATGTTGACAGCATGGACAAGAAGACCGGTGAAGGACTCTGGGTCGGCACCAATGGCCACAGCAACGCCGTGATCGGCGGCAGCGGCTCCGCCAAAGCCAATATCTTCGATGCTCGTGGCGGAACGGGCGGTAGGACCAATAATCCTTATCAGCATTTCAACGGTTTCTCCGACCCGGCTGACAACGGAAAATATGGGTTCCGGACCCCGAACAGTAGAGGCTGGCGGTACAGTCCATTGTTGACCGATGGCGCCAGTACCCGGCCGCGCAAATACAACAGTGATGAGTGGGGGGTTGATGAGAGTGGAGCGACGACCCAGACGCAGTACCACAAGTTCAGTTGTTCCAAGTGTCACAATCCGCACGCCAGCCGTCTGCCGAAACTGATGCAGACCAACTGTCTCGATACCAAGCACAACACCTGGGATAATGGTTTCCAGGTCAACGGCAGCGGCGGCAGCAACAACAACGGCCGATCCATTTCCAACTGGACCAGTGCCCAGAACTGCCATCGTCTCGGCGGCAACGATCCCAGCGACACTCGTGATTCGGCCGGGGTTGGCAACGGTTGGAACAAGGTCACTCCCTGGTAGTGGAGGAGAGATTCCTATGAAGGTCTATAGTCATCCGAGGGTAGTGGGGAACGGTAACGTTCATCCCTGCTGAGCGGTAATCGAGTGAAAAGGCCGGGGCGTTTGTCCCGGCCTTTTCATTTTTTCAGCCCGGCGAGATTGTGTTATCGTAACGCGCAGATGCGTTCTCGGAGGGCTGGCTTGTTCAGGGCTTGGATGAAAAATATTGCAGCGCTGCTGGTGGGGATTGTCCTCCTGGTATTGCTGGAGTCGCTGCTTGCTCTGCTGGGGGTGCCATCCCTCAGCCAGGAGGATCCGTTTGTTGGTTTTGCCGGTAAAAGCCCCCTGTTTGTGCGTGATGATAATGTCGAAAACCTCTTTCATCTCAACCCTGACAAGGCGGCTTATTTCAACCAGCAGCAGTTTGAAATGCCCAAAAAGAAAGGAGCTTTTCGAATACTGGTTATGGGAGGATCGACAACTTATGGTCGTCCCTATCTCGGAAAGACCGCGTTCGGTGCCTGGCTGGAAAAATTGCTGGAGCGTTACGTGCCGGGGCTTGACGTCGAAGTTATCAATGCCGGGGGTATCTCCTATGCCAGTTATCGGTTAAAGCGCCTGCTTCCGGAATTGCTGAATTACGACCCCGACCTGGTCGTCATTTACGCCGGTCATAACGAATTTCTTGAAAAGCGAACCTTTGATCCCCTGATCCGGGAGCCGGAGGGGAAAAGGCGCCTGCGCGGTATTCTTCACCACTCACGGCTTTATTCGGAACTTTACCGAACCATTACGAAACTTCGCCATCACAAGGGGGGGGGTGGACGAACAGTTCTCGGAGAAGATGTGGAGGCGGTCCTTGAACAGGTCGGCGGTCCGGAACTTTACCACCGGGATTCCCGGTTCAGGGAAGGGGTCATTCGTCAGTACCGCTTTACTCTCGGAGACATGGCCCGGATGATCAATCGGCGGAAGGTGCCGCTTATTCTCTGCACGCTGCCGGTTAACCTTTCCGGGGTTTCACCCTTCAAATCCGAACATCGCGCAGGTCTGAGAAAAGAGGAATGGCAACAGTGGCAGGCTGCTTTTGAGGATGGAGAGCAAAAGTTCCTTGCGGGAGATTTGACCGGTGCCCTGAACAGCTATCGGCAAGCTGAGCGTATTGATGACCAATTTGCTGAGTTGTCATACCGTATCGGCAAGATCTATCTACGCCGGAAGCGGTTCCAGAAGGCCTACGAGGAGTTCGACCGGGCGCGTCAGAATGATATTGTACCCTTGCGTGCCCTGGATGAATTCAATGTCATTATTCGACAGTTAGCCGGGGACCGAAAGATTCCTCTGGCTGATATCGAGACGTTTTTCCGGAGGATTTCCCCCGGCGGAATCCCGGGGAACAATCTCTTTGCGGATCATGTGCATCCGACCCTTGAGGGCCAGCAGATTTTGGCCTGGGTTGTTCTTAATGCTGCGACAGATGCCGGCCTGGTACCACTTTCCGCTGAACAATGGCAGGGGAGCATGGTTGACGCGAGAGCTTATCTTTCTTCTGAACTGGCAAAGATTCCAGAACGCTATCGGGCTCGCGGGCTTTGGGGGGTGGGGCGGCTTTATTACTGGGCCGGGAAATATCCAGAAGCGGAAAGGGTGTTGAAACTGGCATGGAAAACGGTACGGGATGAAGCGGAAATTCCCAAGCAGCTTGGTAGCCTGGCTCTTTGGCGGGGGGCGGGTCTCGAGGCCATGCAATATTTCGTTCAGGCGGAACAGCTTGATTCCGGCGACCCCTGGATCAGGTTCGGCAGGGTTCAGGCGTTGCTGATGCAGGAGAGTGGGCGGAAAGCCCTGGCTCTTCTGGATGAAACAACCTGGCCGGACGGCATGAAAATGCGTCTGGATGTTGCCCGCTGCAGGGCCCTTTTTCAAACCGGACAGGATCGGGCGGCGAAAGCGTTGCTGAACAAGCTGCAACAGGTCGAGACGGACGTTCCGGCTTTGGAGAAGGAACTTGCCGATCTCTATGTACTGGCCGGTCGGAAACAGGAGGCAAGGATGCATTATCTCAAGGCTTTGCGCCTTGAACATCATCCGGCGCCGGATGCAGAACTTGAGCAGTGGTGGAACGATGTTGGCATTCATCAGTTGAAGAAGAATGGCAACCCATGAATATCCTGGGACTTTCAGCCTATTACCACGACAGCGCCGCCTGCCTGGTCCGGGATGGAAGGATCGTTGCTGCCGCCCAGGAAGAGCGGTTCAGCCGAAAAAAGCACGATGCGGGTTTTCCGCTGCAGTCGTTGACCTGGTGTCTGGAGCAGGCACGCCTTTCCAGTGACGATCTGGATGCGGTCGTCTTTTACGAAAAGCCGTTTTTGCGGTTTGAAAGGTTGCTTGAAACTTACCTGGCGTTTGCTCCGCGTGGCCTGAAGCAGTTCCTGACCGCTCTGCCGGTCTGGATGAAGGAAAAAATCTGGATCAAGGAAGCTATCCGTAAGCATCTCGATTACCAGGGGCCGATCTATTTCCCCGAGCATCACCAGTCACATGCCGCCTCGGCATTTTTTCCATCCCCCTTTGAGGAATCAGCTGTTTTGACCCTGGACGGAGTGGGTGAGTGGAGCACCGTCAGTTTC containing:
- a CDS encoding cytochrome c3 family protein, producing the protein RGTWMGNPYKEDGAPQSGTNYPNNNNWGRVPRASTTTTTMGGYWIDQNSGNPTAGWTLSSSAGLCTLCHGTNVDSMDKKTGEGLWVGTNGHSNAVIGGSGSAKANIFDARGGTGGRTNNPYQHFNGFSDPADNGKYGFRTPNSRGWRYSPLLTDGASTRPRKYNSDEWGVDESGATTQTQYHKFSCSKCHNPHASRLPKLMQTNCLDTKHNTWDNGFQVNGSGGSNNNGRSISNWTSAQNCHRLGGNDPSDTRDSAGVGNGWNKVTPW
- a CDS encoding GDSL-type esterase/lipase family protein translates to MSRPFHFFSPARLCYRNAQMRSRRAGLFRAWMKNIAALLVGIVLLVLLESLLALLGVPSLSQEDPFVGFAGKSPLFVRDDNVENLFHLNPDKAAYFNQQQFEMPKKKGAFRILVMGGSTTYGRPYLGKTAFGAWLEKLLERYVPGLDVEVINAGGISYASYRLKRLLPELLNYDPDLVVIYAGHNEFLEKRTFDPLIREPEGKRRLRGILHHSRLYSELYRTITKLRHHKGGGGRTVLGEDVEAVLEQVGGPELYHRDSRFREGVIRQYRFTLGDMARMINRRKVPLILCTLPVNLSGVSPFKSEHRAGLRKEEWQQWQAAFEDGEQKFLAGDLTGALNSYRQAERIDDQFAELSYRIGKIYLRRKRFQKAYEEFDRARQNDIVPLRALDEFNVIIRQLAGDRKIPLADIETFFRRISPGGIPGNNLFADHVHPTLEGQQILAWVVLNAATDAGLVPLSAEQWQGSMVDARAYLSSELAKIPERYRARGLWGVGRLYYWAGKYPEAERVLKLAWKTVRDEAEIPKQLGSLALWRGAGLEAMQYFVQAEQLDSGDPWIRFGRVQALLMQESGRKALALLDETTWPDGMKMRLDVARCRALFQTGQDRAAKALLNKLQQVETDVPALEKELADLYVLAGRKQEARMHYLKALRLEHHPAPDAELEQWWNDVGIHQLKKNGNP